DNA from Mycolicibacterium alvei:
CTGCCTGATAGAGGATTCCGCGCCCGATCGCCTCACGTACCTCGGGCAGGGCGGCCTGCGCCAGCGCGTCGGCATTCACTCCGTGATGAGTGGCCAACAGCTGGAGCAAGGTCCCCAACGGCACCTCGCCGCGGCAACCCGCCAGCAGCGCCCGCAGCACCTCGTCGACCCCGATGACCGCGGCCGGGCCACCCGGGCGGCGCACCGCGGCCCCGACCTCCTGCCAGCCCTGCGGTCCGGGCAGCGACTGTGCCTCCAGAAAGACCGGCGCCGTGGAGAGCCGGGCCGCCAGCAGCGTGTCGTCGGACGTGTCACGCAGGTAGGCCCGCCGGGCGAAGAAGGCGTCCACCTCGGCGCCGGTGACCGCCTCGTCGGCACCGGTGATCTCCTCGAGAATCTGCTCGGGCGGTTCGCCATCACGCGGGACCCGCAGCGAGATCATGCCCATGCCGATACCGGCGATGCCCTGCTCGGTGAACCAGTCGAGCCACTGCCCACCACGCTGCGCCTGCCGTTCGAGGTCCTCCCCGGCATCGGCCAGCCACAGCGACACATAGCTGACCGGGTCGGCCAGTTCACGCTGCACCACCCAGGCATGCAGACCGGTGCCGGCCAGCCAGCCGCGGACCCGGTCGCGCCAATCTGGACCGTCACGCACGATCCAGTTCGCCATGATGTGCGCGGTACCGCCCGGCAGCAGATGATCGCCCACCTGCTCGATCAGGCTCTGGCACAACGCATCTCCGGCAATGCCAGAGTCGCGGTAGATGTAGTCGCGGGTACCCGAACCGACCACGAACGGCGGATTGGAGACAATCAGATCGAAACGCTCGCCCGCCACCGGTTCGAACAGGCTGCCGTGGCGCAGGTCCCACGACATACCGTTGAGCCGCGCGGTCATCGCCGCGAGCGCCAACGCCCGCTCGTTGGTGTCGGTGGCGACGATCTCGTCGCAGTGTGCGTCCAGATGCAGCGCCTGAATACCGCATCCGGTGCCGAGATCGAGGGCGCGGCCGACGGGGTTACGCGTGACGGCACGGGCCAGTGACACCGATGCCCCGCCGATCCCGAGCACATGATCGTGACGCAACGGGCCCCGCCGCACCGCAGCGTCCTGATCGGACACCACCCAGAAGTCCCGGGTTCCGTCACTGTGCGGGCGGATGTCGAGGGCCGCCCGCACCGTGGAGCCGTTGAGTTCCAGGACACCGCTCGCTGTCAGCGTCTCCAGGCTGATCGACGGGAACGCCGCCTCGACGTCCTCCCGCGACTCCTCGGTCCCGAGCAGCAGCAGGCGCACCAGCACGCCCAGGCGCTGCCGATCGGCCGGTGCGGCGTGGGTGACTCGCAGAACCGGCCACCACACGCCCCGGCCGAGCGCGGCGTTGGCGTCGGGGCCCAGCAGTTCGGCCACCCCGTCGGTGGTGAAGCCGGCCGACCGCAGATCAGCGCCGATCGCATCCACCACGCCGACATCGATCCCGCTCAAAACAACCCCATCTCTTCGGATTCGGCCGGCTCGATGAGCTCGGGGCCGTTGTTGCGGACACTGTTGACCAGTCGCGACACCTCACGAACGGCGATCCGGTCCAGGTCTCCGTGACCACGCAGCAGTCCCTCGTCGATGGGGGCGTCGGGATCCATCCAGCGGTCCCAGTCCGGCGCGCTGATGGTCAGCGGCATCCGGTCGTGGATCTCGGCGATGGGACCGGCGGCGTCGGTCGTGATGATCGTGCAGCTGAGCAGGGGCGGCGCGTCTTTCGGTGCGCCTTGCGGACGCCACGTCGTCCACAGCCCCGCCATGAACAGCAGCTCACCGTCGGCGCCGTACAGGTAGTACGGGGTCTTGGCTTTCTTACCGGGATTCGGCTTCCACTCGTACCAGCCGTCCATCGGGATCAGACAGCGCTTGTTCTTGGCGGAGTTCCGGAACGCCGGTGAGGTGGTGACCTTGTCGGCGCGGGCGTTGATCAGCAGGGGCCCCTTGGTATCTGGACCGCCACCCTCGGCGGTCTTCACCCATGGCGGGATCAGCCCCCAGCGCATGGACCGGACCCGCCGGGTCGACTCGTCCTCGGGCTCGGCGTGCCGTTTGACGACGCCGGAGATGGTCGTCGTGGGAGCCACGTTGTAGTTGGGGCCGGAGCTTGCCGTGCTCTCCGTGCTCGCCGCAGTCTCATCGAGGGCCTGGATTTTCTGCGCCAGCAACGCAGGATCGGTGGTCACCGCGAAACGTCCACACATAGTGCCCATGGTTGCAGAGTCCGTGGACAAGGCAGGATGTAGTGCGTGAGCGCACGTGAGGAGCAGATGACACATTGGCCGGCTCCGTCGGCCACGGTCCCGGTCGACGCCACAGTGACGGTGCCCGGTTCGAAGTCGCTGACCAACCGCGCGCTCGTGCTGGCCGCTCTGGCCACCACACAGGGCCCCTCGACGGTTCACGGCGCGTTGCGCAGCCGCGATACCGATCTGATGATCGACGCCATTCGCACCCTCGGCGTCAGCGTCATACCCGCCGAACATGACGACACCGAGTTGACGGTCACCGGTCGCATCGCACCGGCCCCGGATGCGCGGGTCGACTGCGGACTGGCCGGCACCGTCCTGCGGTTCGTGCCTCCGGTCGCCGCGTTGGGCACCACCTCGGTCACCTTCGACGGCGACGAGCAGGCCCGGGCCCGACCGATCTCGCCGCTGCTCAATGGGCTACGCGGCCTGGGAGTCGACGTCGACGGGGACGCGCTGCCGTTCGCGGTGCGCGGCCGCGGCGCCGTGGCCGGCGGCACCGTCGAGATCGACGCGTCGGGGTCCTCGCAGTTTGTCTCGGGGTTGTTGTTGTCCGGTGCGACATTCACCGACGGGCTCACCATCGTGCACACCGGGACCTCGGTGCCCTCAGCTCCGCACGTGGCAATGACGGTGGCGATGCTGCGCGACGCCGGCGTGCAGGTCGATGATTCGGTCCCCAACCGCTGGCGGGTGTCCCCCGGGCCGGTCGCCGCGCGGGCCTGGCACATCGAGCCCGACCTGTCGAATTCCACACCGTTTCTCGCCGCTGCGATCGTCACCGGAGGAACAGTGCGGATCGCCGGCTGGCCGTCGGCCAGCATCCAGCCCGCCGACACCATCCTCGATCTGCTGGCGAAGGTGAATGCGACTGTTCACCAACGTGATTCATACCTGGAAGTCAGTGGCACCGAAGACTACGACGGGTTTGACGCCGACCTGCACGATGTCGGCGAGCTGGCCCCCACCGTGGCCGCGCTGGCCGCACTGGCCGCTGACGGCTCGACGTCACGGCTGCGCGGCATCGCACACCTGCGCGGGCATGAGACCGACCGGCTGGCCGCGCTGACCACCGAGATCAACGGACTCGGCGGCGACTGCCACGAGACCGAGGACGGTCTGCTCATCACGGCCCGCCCGCTGCACGGTGGGACCTGGCGGTCCTACGCCGATCACCGGATGGCCACGGCCGGGGCGATCATCGGCCTGCGGGTGCCCGGTGTGGCGGTGCACAACATCGAGACCACGGCCAAGACCCTGCCCGATTTCCCGCTGATGTGGGAACAGATGCTGACGGGCGGGAAGTAAACCACCTTGGGAGCGCGGGAATACGACGAGTCCGACGTCCGGATCAGGCCGGGTAAAGGCTCGCGTCCGCGCACCAAGAACCGCCCCGACCATGCCGATGCCCGGTCCGCGATGGTGGTGACCGTCGATCGCGGCCGATGGGGCTGCGCCCTCGATCGCGACCCGCATCACCGCGTGGTCGCGATGCGGGCCCGGGAACTGGGCCGTACCCCGATCGTGGTCGGCGACGACGTCGACATCGTCGGTGATCTGTCCGGTCGGCCGGACACCCTGGCCCGGATCGTGCGCCGCGGTGAGCGTCGAACAGTGTTGCGCCGCACCGCCGATGACACCGATCCGACCGAACGGGTGGTCGTCGCCAACGCCGATCAGCTGTTGATCGTGGTGGCGCTGGCCGATCCGCCGCCGCGTACCGGATTCGTCGAACGCGCGTTGATCGCCGCGTACGCCGGCGGGCTGAGACCGGTGCTGTGCCTGACGAAATCCGACCTGGCCGCCCCCGGGCCGTTCGCGGCACAGTTCGCAGATCTGGACCTGTCCATTGTCACCGCGGGCCGCGAGGATCCGCTCGATGCGGTCGCACCGCTGCTGACCGATCAGGTCACCGTGTTCCTCGGGCATTCCGGCGTGGGAAAGTCCACTCTGGTGAATCGCCTTGCCCCGGAGGCAGATCGGGCTACCGGCGAGGTGTCCGGAGTGGGCAAGGGCAAGCACACCTCCACCCAGTCGGTGGCGATCCCACTCGATGGCCAGGGCTGGGTGATCGATACCCCCGGGATCAGGTCCTTCGGCTTGGCGCACATTCAACCCGACGACGTGATCAGGGCGTTCTCGGATCTGGCCGGCACCATCGAGGACTGTCCGCGCGGCTGCGGCCATATGGGCGCGCCCGCCGATCCCGAATGTGCGCTGGACACCCTGACCGGACCGGCGACGAGCCGCGTCGCGGCGACCCGACACCTCTTGACCGCTCTCCGGGAAGCCTGACCTGCGTCGACATCTCGGCGACTAGGGTCGCTGACTATGGCTACTTACGTTCTCACCGGCACCGCCTCCGGGCTTGGGGCGGCAACCAAGAAACGGCTGGAATCGGACGGACATCGGGTGATCGGCATCGACCTGAGCGGTGCCGACGTGAACGTGGACCTGAGCACCCCGGACGGGCGCAAGGAGGCGATCGCCAAGGTCAACGAGCTGGCCGGCTACGGTATCGAGGGTTTCGTACCGTTCGCCGGACTGGCGGCCGCCACCGGCCGTCCGGCGAGCCTGTTGATCGCCGTCAACTATTTCGGTGCGATCGAGCTGCTGGAAGGCCTGGCCCCGCTGCTGGCCGGCCGGGAGAACGCATCGGTGGTGCTGATCAGCTCGAATTCGACTACCAGCCAACCCAATTGGCCGGTTGAGCTAGCAGATGCGTGTCTGGCCGGCGATGAGGTAGGCGCCAACACCGTCGCCTCCACGTATGGCGACTACGCGGCGCTGCAGGCTTACCCGGCGACCAAGGCCGCCCTGGCGTATTACGCCCGCACCAGGTCCGCGGAGTACATCACCGAGGGCATCCGGCTCAACGCGATTGCACCGGGGCTCATCGAGACACCGATGACCCAGGAGGGTCGCACGGACCCGCTGACCGGCGAGGGGATGGAGCAGTTCCTCAAGACCATCCCTGCCGGGCGCGGCGGGCGGCCCGAAGAAGTGGCGGCGCTGGTGGCGTTCCTGCTGAGCCCCGAGGCGAGTTATTTCGTCGGGTCGGTCATCTTCATCGACGGCGGCACCGACGCGGCGTTCCGCGGCAAGGACTGGCCAAAGGTGTGGGAACCCAAAATGTGACGGGTCAGGACTTGGCCTGGCCGGCCGCGGCTTGCTGCTGCTCCTTCTCGGCCTGCTGCTTGGCCTCCGCAATGGCGGCGCGTCCCTCCGGGCTGGCCGCGGAGTTGCCCGGAGTCTTGGCCGAGGCCACCGCCGCATTGCAGTTGAGGTCGAGCAGTTCGGTGTCGGTGACCGGCGCGAAGTTGTCACCCTTGTGCCAGTGCGCCTTCTCCGAGTGGGTCACCACGCAGTCGTCGTCGGACAACGAATCACCCGAGCGGGCCGCGACGACACCCTTCATGCCGGCGGCGGCCAGCTCCGACTGCACGTCGGAGTATTTCTTCCCCGCATAGTCGTCGGCGGCGGCGATCCCGGTGGCCAACACACCTATCGGGACGGCCGAGGCGCCCACCACCATGGCGGCCGCGATCAACTTCTTCACGAGCGACAGAGTATGAGCGACGGCTGCCAGAACCCTGGGAGTGCCCTACCAATACGCCCAATGTGAAGAAGGTGTCGAGAAATCAACGATTTCTCGACACCTTCTTCACATTCGACAAGCTCAGCGCTGGCGCCAGCCCCGCACCGTCGCGATGGCCGACTTCAGGCCACGGCGACGTCCGGTGTCCGGATCAGTGACGCCGTACCCGTCGAGCTCGGTGAACATCCGCTCGCTGCGGGTTTCCGGGGCGTTGTCGGCCGTGTCCTTCAGGAACCGGTCCGGCAGCGACAGTTTGGCGATCGTGCGCCAGGTCTTGCCGTACTGCACCAGGAACGGTCCCGTGGTGTAGGGCAGGTCGTACTTGTCGCACAGCTCCCGCACCCGGACCGAGATCTCGGCGTACCGATTGCTCGGCAGATCCGGGAACAGGTGATGTTCGATCTGGTAACTCAGGTTGCCGCTCATGAAGGCCAGCGCCGGACCCGAGTTGAAGTTGGCGCTGCCCAGCATCTGGCGCAAGTACCACTGGCCGCGACTCTCACCGACCATGTCGGTCTTGGTGAACTTCTCTGCGCCATCGGGGAAATGGCCGCAGAAGATCACTGCGTTGGCCCACACGTTGCGGATCACGTTGGCTACCGCGTTGGCCTTCAGCGTCGACTTGTAGGTCGCACCCGGCGACAACGAGGTCAGAGCGGGCCAGGCCACGTAGTCCTTGAAGAGCTGTCCGCCTGCCTTGACGCCGAACTCGCGCACGCGGATGAGCGTGGCCTTACGGTCGTCGCGCCCCTTGGAGATCTTGCCGAGTTCCAGGTGCTGTAACCCGACGCCCCACTCGAAGCCGATCGCCAGCAGTGTGTTGAACAGCAGGTTGCCGTAGAGGTTGAACGGCTTCCACCTGGCATCCCGGGTCACGCGGATGACGCCATAGCCGACATCGTCGTCCATGCCGAGGATGTTGGTGTACTTGTGATGCATGAAGTTGTGGGTGAACCGCCAGTGCTTGGACGCCCCGCTCATATCCCACTCCCACGTCGAGGAGTGAATCTCGGGGTCGTTCATCCAGTCCCACTGGCCGTGCATGACGTTGTGGCCGATCTCCATGTTCTCGATGATCTTGGCCACGCCCAGGGTCACGGTGCCCGCCCACCACGCCGACCGCCGCGAACTCGCCGCCAGGATGGCGCGGCCCGTCAGATCGAGGGCACGCTGGGCGGCGATGGTACGACGGATGTAGCGCGCGTCGCGCTCACCGCGGGAATCTTCGATGTCCTGACGGATCGCGTCTAGCTCGATGCCCAGATGCTCGATGTCAGCATCGGTGAGATGCGCGAATGCTGGAACGTCGGTTACTGCCATCGTCACCTCCTCTCAATTACCTACGGTAGCGTAACCTACGATCCCGTAGGTTACCAGCCAGTAAAGTTTAGACGTCCAAGACGCAGTCGCCGGAAGCCGCCGAAACACACGTCTGAATCCGGGTGCCCGGGTCATGCTCGACGCCGGTGCGCAGATCGCGCACATGCCCTTCGACCAGGCCCACCACACACGACTGACAGATACCCATTCGGCAACCGAACGGCATCTGAATTCCGACCTGCTCCCCCGCATCCATCAACGGCGTCGCGCCGTCGACCGCGATCTCCTTGCCGCTGCGCTCGAACGTCACCGTGCCACCGGCCCCGTGCGGGGCGGCCCGCGACACCGCAAAACGTTCCAGATGCAGGCTGTCGGGGAGGCCCGCGGCCGCCCAGACGCGTTCGGCGTCGTTGAGCATGCCCTCCGGCCCGCAGGCCCACACCTGGCGCTCCCGCCAATCCGGGACCACGTCGCCGATCTGCGCCAGATCCAGCCTGCCCTCGGTCCGGGTGCCGCGCAACAACAGCCGGTAACCAGGATGCTCCTCGTGCAGCGTGGCCAACTCGGCAGCGAACAAGACGTCGGATTCCGTTGGCGCCGAATGCACATGCACGATGTCGGTGATCTGACCACGGCGCACCAGAGTGCGCAGCATCGACATCACCGGGGTGATGCCGGAGCCTGCCGTTACGAACAGCACCGACGCCGGCGCCGGATCGGGCAGGACGAAGTTGCCCTGCGGTGCGGCCAACCGCACCACGGTTCCCGGCTGCAACCCGTCGACCAGATGCGCCGACAGGAAGCCCTCGGGCATCGCCTTGACCGTGATCGCAATGGTGCGCGCTCCCGCCGAAGCGATCTTGTCCGGCGTCGAGGTGAGTGAGTACGACCGCCAGCGCCAGCGCCCGTCCATGAGCACGCCGATCCCGATGTACTGGCCGGGCTGATAGTCGAACGAGAATCCCCAGCCCGGTTTGATCACCAATGTCGCGGAGTCGGCCGTCTCCCGCCGCACCTCGACCACCCGACCGCGCAACTCCCGCGCCGACCACAACGGGTTGGCGAGCTTGAGGTAGTCATCGGGCAGCAGCGGCGTGGTCACCTGGCCGACGATGCGGCGAAGCGCATGCCAGCCGGGACGCCGGTCGGCGCCGGCGACGGTAGGACGGACAGTATCGGCCACATTGGCCGAGACCTTGATGGAGTTCTTGGCCATGAACCTACGGTACCGTAGGTTACTGCCCCGTAGCTAGTCGGCAGCCTGCTCCCGAAGGTCAGGACGCCAACGTGTTCTTGTAGGTTTTCCCGTCCTTCATGATCACCGTGAAATTGCGTTCCGGATCGGCGACCAGGTCCAGGCGGGCCAACGGATCACCGTCGACCAGCAACAGATCCGCCAGTGCGCCCTCCTCGACCACGCCCAACTTTCCGGCATACGGGCTGCGCTTGCCCGACAGCGCCAACAATTCGGCATTGGTGGCGGTGGCCATCGTCAACGTCTCGGCGGGCGAGAACCACTTGCCCAGTCCCGCCAACAGTGCCCCCTGTCTGACCGCCAGTTGCGGCGAGAACAGGATGTCGGTGCCGAACGCCGTCTTAAGCTTGTACTTGCGGGCCAACTGGTAGACGTTGTTGACGCCGTCGACGATCTCCTTGGCCTTCGCGGCCTCGTCGGAGCCCGGTGGGAACGCACCGATCATCTCGGCCGGGATGGGCTGCGTGCTCAGCCAGATGTTCTTGTCCGCCATCTCTTTTGCCGTCGCCTCATCCATCAGATGAGCGTGCTCGATGCAGGTGACACCGGCGCGGATCGCCTGCTGGATGGTCTGTGGGGTGTAGGCATGCACCGCCACATAGGTGCCCCAGTTGCCTGCCGCTTCGGTGGCCGCCCGCAGTTCGGGTTCGGTGAAGGTGGTGACGTCGAGCGGGCTGTGCGGGGAGGACACCCCACCCCCGGCGGTCAGCTTGATCTGTGACGCGCCACCGAACAACTGCTCGCGGGCACGCATCCGCACCTCGTCGGGACTGTCGGCGACCATCGCGGCGCCGAGTTCCTCCTGACGCGACGGCGGGCCACCCGGGTTGCGGGGCAGGTCGGCAGGTGAGCGGAAGTCACCATGGCCACTGGTCACGGTGATGATCGCGCCCGACGGGAAAATTCGCGGACCGTTGATGACGCCTTCGTCGATCGCCTTCTTGAGACCGAAACTCGGACCGCCCAGATCGCGGACCGTGGTGAACCCGCGCATCAACGTGTCGTTGGCCTCGGCGCCGGCCAGCAGGTTGAGGTACCCCGGATCCAAGGTCGTCAGCTGTGTCACCGGCGGTCGAACCAGCATCGTGTGCCAATGGTTGTCGATCAGACCCGGCATCAACGTGCGACCGCCGCCGTCGATCACGGTGGCAGCCGGGTCAGCCGGCAGCGCGTCGGTGGAGATCAGTTCGATCCGGTTGCCCTTGACCCGCACGTTCGACGGTGCCGACAGCCGATCACTGTGGCCGTCAAAGATTTTGACGTTGCGGAAGTCAGTGGTCGTCACTGCGGCTCCAGCAGGCACCGGCGGGGCGCCCCCAACAGCCCGAATCCGCGCATCGAAAAATCCCCCGTCTGTCGGTCAGAGCAGTTCCAGCAGGAACGGCAATTCCTGCGGGGCGTACCACGCCAGGTCGTGATCCTGGGCGTCTCCCACCGTGAGTTCGGCGTCCTCGTCCCCCATGTCCGCCTCGTCGATGACGTCGACGGCGGCCAGCACCGCCGACTCCGCATCGGCGTTGTCGACGTACACCGCGACCACGGCGTCGATCGGCAACGGTCCGGACAACCGCACCACGGCGTCGTCGAGGTCGGGGCGAATTGTGACCTCCACCTGCGTCCCCGCATCGGCCACCACCACCGCGCGGCGCGGCGGGAGACCGGAGCCCGGCTGCAAATCCGTACCCCCGAGCAGGCGCAATGAGGCCAACGCGGCTTCCCGCAAGGCCACCTCGGCGAGTTCGTCGTCGTCCCCCTCGGCATAGGCCTCCCGCAGCGTCGGGGTGACCGCGAAGGCGGTTCCGTTCACGACGAGCAGGTGGCGATCGGCGACGAGCTGCTGCAGGGCGACCAGGGTCGTCGGGATGTAGACGCGCACACCGCGAGGTTAATCGCCCGCGTCGTCTCTGCGGTCGTCGGCGTGCGGGTCCTTCTCCACGGAGATGACGAAATCATCGCCGTGCTGGGTGACACCGGAGACCACCGCATCGTTGACGGCGTCCCGCGCGTACTGGCGGCGCACCACCAACGGATCGCGCCTCAGGTCGCGCACGAGTGCCACCGCCAGACCGACCATCACCACAACGAACGGCAACGCCGCGATGATCGTGATGGTCTGCAGTCCGGTCAACGCGTCGGCCCCACCGACCAGCAGCATCACCGCCGCCACCGCACCGGTGGCCACACCCCAGAAGATCACCGTGGCGCGGGTCGGTTTGATGGTGCCCCGCTCGGACAACGAACCCATCACGATCGAGGCGGCATCGGCGCCTGACACGAAGAAGATGGCCACCAGGACCATCACCACAATGCTGGCGACCGTGGCGATCGGGTACTGGTCGAGCAGGCTGAACAACTCCTGCTCGATGCTGCCCTTCCCGGCCAGGTCGGCGCCGTTCTGCTGCTCGCGGATCGCCGCGCCGCCGAACACACAGAACCACACCAGGGACACCACGCTGGGCACCAACAGCACCCCGGTGATGAACTGGCGGATGGTGCGGCCGCGGGAGATCCGGGCGATGAACATGCCGACGAACGGGGTCCAGGAGATCCACCACGCCCAGTAGAAGATCGTCCAGGTCTGCAGCCAGGTGTTCACCGCGTGGCCCTCGGCCCCGGTACGCGCCGACATCATCGGCAGCTGCTGGAGATAACTTCCGACCGAGGTGGGGATCAGGTTGAGGATGAACACCGTGGGGCCGACGACGAAGATGAACAACGCCAGCGATACCGCCAGCACCATGTTGATGTTGGAAAGCCACTGTATGCCGCGGGCCACGCCGGACACCGCCGACAGCACGAAGGCGACGGTGAGGATCGTGATGATGACGACCAGCACGGCGTTGCCGGCTTCACTGATCCCGGCCACGATGTGCAATCCGCTGCGGATCTGCAGCGCGCCCAGCCCCAGCGAGGCAGCCGACCCGAACAGCGTGGCGAAGATCGCCAGCATGTCGATGACTTTGCCCCACGGGCCGTTGGCCCGCTCCCCGAGCAGGGGTTCGAACGCCGCGCTGACCAACTGCAACCGGCCCTTGCGGTAGACGCCGTAGGCGATGGCCAACCCGACGACCGCATAGATCCCCCACGGGTGCAGGGTCCAATGGAACAGCGTGGTCGCCATCGCGGTCTGCGTCGCGCCGGCGTTGCCGGCCGGGCCGGTCATCGGGGGCGGAGTGACGAAGTGCGACAGCGGTTCTGACACTCCGAAGAACATCAGGCCGATCCCCATACCGGCGCTGAACATCATCGCGACCCACGACACCGTGTGGAATTCGGGTTCTTCCCCGTCGCGGCCGAGCGGGATGTTTCCGTAGCGGCTCATCGCCAACCAGATCACGAACACCACGAAACCCGATGCGGTGAGGACGAACAGCCACCCGGCGCTGTTCATCACCCAGGCCAGGGCACCCGAGGAAGCCGAGGCCAGGGAATCGGTGCTGAAGAATCCCCAGATCAGAAACCCCGACGCGATCAGTGCGGTGACACCGAAAACCACCCAGTCGACACCTTGACGGCGGGTGTAGGCCTGCTGTTCGACCGGAACATCGAGGATCGGGTG
Protein-coding regions in this window:
- a CDS encoding BCCT family transporter, with amino-acid sequence MPAEIRKSRSDKHTHEAKQATQKALKSPTGDVVPHPILDVPVEQQAYTRRQGVDWVVFGVTALIASGFLIWGFFSTDSLASASSGALAWVMNSAGWLFVLTASGFVVFVIWLAMSRYGNIPLGRDGEEPEFHTVSWVAMMFSAGMGIGLMFFGVSEPLSHFVTPPPMTGPAGNAGATQTAMATTLFHWTLHPWGIYAVVGLAIAYGVYRKGRLQLVSAAFEPLLGERANGPWGKVIDMLAIFATLFGSAASLGLGALQIRSGLHIVAGISEAGNAVLVVIITILTVAFVLSAVSGVARGIQWLSNINMVLAVSLALFIFVVGPTVFILNLIPTSVGSYLQQLPMMSARTGAEGHAVNTWLQTWTIFYWAWWISWTPFVGMFIARISRGRTIRQFITGVLLVPSVVSLVWFCVFGGAAIREQQNGADLAGKGSIEQELFSLLDQYPIATVASIVVMVLVAIFFVSGADAASIVMGSLSERGTIKPTRATVIFWGVATGAVAAVMLLVGGADALTGLQTITIIAALPFVVVMVGLAVALVRDLRRDPLVVRRQYARDAVNDAVVSGVTQHGDDFVISVEKDPHADDRRDDAGD